From Leopardus geoffroyi isolate Oge1 chromosome B4, O.geoffroyi_Oge1_pat1.0, whole genome shotgun sequence, a single genomic window includes:
- the FBXL14 gene encoding F-box/LRR-repeat protein 14 produces the protein METHISCLFPELLAMIFGYLDVRDKGRAAQVCTAWRDAAYHKSVWRGVEAKLHLRRANPSLFPSLQARGIRRVQILSLRRSLSYVIQGMANIESLNLSGCYNLTDNGLGHAFVQEIGSLRALNLSLCKQITDSSLGRIAQYLKGLEVLELGGCSNITNTGLLLIAWGLQRLKSLNLRSCRHLSDVGIGHLAGMTRSAAEGCLGLEQLTLQDCQKLTDLSLKHISRGLTGLRLLNLSFCGGISDAGLLHLSHMGSLRSLNLRSCDNISDTGIMHLAMGSLRLSGLDVSFCDKVGDQSLAYIAQGLDGLKSLSLCSCHISDDGINRMVRQMHGLRTLNIGQCVRITDKGLELIAEHLSQLTGIDLYGCTRITKRGLERITQLPCLKVLNLGLWQMTDSEKVR, from the coding sequence atggagaCCCACATCTCGTGCTTGTTCCCCGAGCTGCTGGCCATGATCTTCGGCTACCTGGACGTCCGGGATAAGGGGCGCGCGGCGCAGGTGTGCACGGCCTGGCGGGACGCCGCCTACCACAAGTCGGTGTGGCGGGGGGTGGAGGCCAAGCTGCACCTGCGCCGGGCCAACCCGTCGCTGTTCCCCAGCCTGCAGGCCCGGGGTATCCGCCGTGTGCAGATCCTGAGCCTCCGCCGCAGCCTCAGCTACGTGATCCAGGGCATGGCCAACATCGAGAGCCTCAACCTAAGCGGCTGCTACAACCTCACTGACAACGGGCTGGGCCACGCGTTTGTGCAGGAGATCGGCTCCCTGCGTGCCCTGAACCTGAGTCTCTGCAAGCAGATCACCGACAGCAGCCTGGGCCGCATAGCCCAGTACCTCAAGGGCCTGGAGGTGCTGGAGCTGGGGGGTTGCAGCAACATCACCAATACCGGCCTCCTGCTCATCGCCTGGGGCCTGCAGCGCCTCAAGAGCCTTAATCTCCGCAGCTGCCGCCACCTCTCGGACGTGGGCATAGGGCACCTGGCCGGCATGACGCGCAGCGCCGCCGAGGGCTGCCTGGGCCTGGAGCAGCTTACGCTGCAGGACTGCCAGAAGCTGACTGACCTTTCTCTAAAGCACATCTCCCGGGGGCTGACGGGCCTGAGGCTCCTCAACCTCAGTTTCTGCGGGGGCATCTCGGACGCGGGCCTCCTGCACCTGTCGCACATGGGCAGCCTACGCAGCCTTAACCTGCGCTCCTGCGACAACATCAGTGACACTGGCATCATGCATCTGGCCATGGGCAGCCTTCGCCTCTCGGGGCTGGATGTGTCATTCTGTGACAAGGTGGGGGACCAGAGTCTGGCTTacatagctcagggcctggacgGCCTCAAgtccctgtccctctgctcctgccacaTCAGCGACGATGGCATCAACCGCATGGTGCGGCAGATGCATGGGCTGCGCACGCTCAACATCGGACAGTGTGTGCGCATCACAGACAAGGGCCTGGAGCTGATCGCGGAGCACCTGAGCCAGCTCACTGGCATAGACCTGTATGGCTGCACCCGAATCACCAAGCGCGGTCTGGAGCGCATCACGCAGCTGCCCTGCCTCAAGGTACTCAACCTAGGACTCTGGCAGATGACGGACAGTGAGAAGGTCAGGTGA